Proteins encoded in a region of the Pantoea agglomerans genome:
- a CDS encoding ATP-binding protein: protein MSGHFTDEEAVLRVGEVCEVSGRAVIILVDKNKNLSDLFYQGKVLRNVSVGSFIEIKKGFMSLIGKVEAERIIEEKNPAGSGSDAWRYRRYLTATLTGYIDRRGIFTGGSRELPLIGNEAFVVTEEMIQAVHQIADSDEAVMKFTRTDLEDIEIALPVNGLINSHIAIFGNTGSGKSNTLAALYKAGTAQIRHMLGDRYKERCKFILFDFNGEYTAPDCITGEKTVYNLNTHQANGDKLPLPREVLLEHDMLSVLTDATDKTQKPFLKRVLDFQAEVMRSADPRGFMRNMLKKKIKHNLFSGDKIKSESINAMFSPIFRDDPELYSDLEFHSGRQKWKIRNEHHYFDSEAAVERAYIYSLACAFEFKTDMIECLLDFMWLRLIYEFFSNKSNPEHLSPVINRMNANRKDINKIFDTSGQNDFWNGGNFTVVNLNMVNITMKKTLPLLIAKWAYNLKKLSDVPSTLHLIIDEAHNILSNISFRETESWKDYRLETFEEIIKEGRKFGVFITISSQRPNDISSTIISQAHNYFIHRLINQNDLYAIEKSVSYIDRLTEESIPTLSTGTCIFSGIVSPMPLKLRVAELPSGQKPRSHTIAFSDLIAEVQREDD from the coding sequence GTGAGCGGGCATTTTACGGATGAAGAAGCGGTACTGCGGGTTGGCGAGGTCTGCGAGGTATCCGGACGCGCTGTTATTATCCTTGTCGATAAAAACAAAAATCTCAGCGATCTGTTTTATCAGGGGAAAGTCCTGCGAAACGTATCTGTAGGTAGCTTCATTGAAATCAAAAAAGGATTTATGAGCCTGATTGGCAAAGTTGAAGCTGAGCGAATTATCGAAGAAAAAAATCCTGCCGGAAGCGGCAGTGATGCCTGGCGATACCGGCGTTACCTGACGGCAACCCTGACGGGGTACATTGACCGCAGAGGCATTTTCACTGGCGGTTCACGTGAGCTCCCCCTCATTGGCAATGAGGCCTTTGTGGTAACCGAGGAAATGATACAGGCGGTCCATCAGATAGCTGATTCTGATGAAGCTGTAATGAAGTTCACCCGTACGGACCTTGAAGATATCGAGATTGCGCTGCCGGTCAATGGTCTTATTAACTCGCATATTGCCATTTTCGGCAACACCGGCAGCGGAAAATCCAACACTCTGGCCGCGCTTTATAAAGCGGGAACCGCCCAGATAAGGCATATGCTTGGTGACCGCTATAAGGAAAGATGCAAATTTATCCTGTTCGACTTTAACGGTGAATATACTGCTCCGGACTGTATAACCGGTGAGAAAACGGTTTATAACCTGAACACGCACCAGGCAAACGGCGATAAGCTTCCGCTCCCCCGGGAGGTTTTGCTTGAACATGACATGCTCTCCGTGTTGACCGATGCCACTGATAAAACGCAGAAGCCGTTTCTGAAGCGCGTGCTGGATTTTCAGGCAGAAGTCATGCGCAGCGCAGATCCGCGTGGATTCATGCGAAACATGCTCAAGAAAAAAATCAAACATAACCTGTTCAGCGGCGACAAAATTAAGAGCGAATCGATAAACGCCATGTTCAGTCCGATTTTTCGCGATGACCCGGAGTTATACTCAGATTTAGAGTTTCATTCCGGGAGGCAGAAATGGAAAATAAGAAACGAGCATCATTACTTTGATTCTGAAGCAGCCGTCGAGCGGGCTTATATCTACAGTCTGGCCTGCGCGTTTGAATTTAAAACGGATATGATAGAGTGTCTTCTTGATTTCATGTGGCTCAGGCTCATATACGAATTTTTCTCTAATAAATCCAATCCAGAACATCTGTCTCCCGTTATAAACAGAATGAACGCTAACCGGAAGGATATAAACAAGATTTTTGATACGTCCGGGCAGAATGATTTCTGGAATGGGGGCAATTTTACCGTCGTTAACCTCAATATGGTAAACATTACCATGAAGAAGACGCTTCCTCTTTTGATTGCAAAGTGGGCTTACAATTTGAAGAAGCTGTCTGACGTTCCATCAACGCTGCATCTGATTATCGACGAAGCTCACAATATTCTGTCTAATATTTCTTTTCGGGAAACGGAAAGCTGGAAGGATTACCGTCTGGAAACCTTTGAAGAGATTATCAAGGAGGGACGCAAATTTGGTGTTTTTATTACCATTTCCAGCCAGCGTCCAAATGATATCTCTTCAACAATTATTTCCCAGGCACATAATTACTTTATTCACCGGTTGATTAACCAGAACGATCTTTATGCCATCGAAAAGTCGGTATCTTACATAGACCGGCTGACAGAAGAATCCATACCCACTCTTTCTACGGGAACCTGTATATTCAGTGGCATCGTCAGCCCCATGCCGCTTAAACTGAGAGTTGCCGAACTCCCTTCGGGACAAAAGCCCAGAAGTCATACAATTGCCTTCAGCGACTTGATTGCAGAGGTGCAGAGAGAAGATGACTGA